From Planctomycetia bacterium, a single genomic window includes:
- the prs gene encoding ribose-phosphate pyrophosphokinase, protein MNDLKIFSGPANPALTQEICRYLNLPMGKIAIGRFPDGEISCKIDEDVRGRDVFIVQPTCPPVNEHIMELLVMIDSFKRASSFRITAVIPYYGYARQDRKDSGRVPITAKLVANLITRAGADRVLAMDLHAAQIQGFFDVPVDHLYAAPVLNGYFQALGLSRDEVVVVSADEGGIKRAVGHANRIGAPLAIIDKRRLSAETTKSANIIGATVEGKTAFMFDDMISTASSICGAADVLHKHGAKAIYAAATHGLLVGPAIERLKQAPFKGIIITDSIPLTPGKMLGNITVLSVAGLLGQAIKRIHRNESVSMMFQ, encoded by the coding sequence ATGAACGACCTGAAGATCTTCAGCGGCCCGGCCAACCCGGCGCTGACACAGGAGATTTGCCGCTACCTCAACCTCCCGATGGGGAAGATCGCGATCGGCCGCTTCCCCGATGGCGAGATCTCCTGCAAGATCGACGAGGACGTCCGCGGCCGCGACGTATTCATCGTCCAGCCGACCTGCCCGCCGGTCAACGAGCACATCATGGAGCTGCTCGTGATGATCGACAGCTTCAAGCGGGCCAGTTCCTTCCGCATTACGGCGGTGATTCCCTACTACGGCTACGCCCGGCAGGACCGCAAGGACTCGGGCCGTGTCCCGATCACCGCCAAGCTGGTGGCGAACCTGATCACCCGGGCGGGGGCCGACCGGGTGCTCGCCATGGACCTGCACGCGGCGCAGATCCAGGGATTCTTCGACGTCCCGGTGGACCATCTCTACGCCGCCCCGGTGCTCAACGGCTACTTCCAGGCGCTGGGCCTGTCGCGGGATGAGGTCGTGGTCGTGAGCGCCGACGAGGGGGGCATCAAGCGGGCGGTGGGGCACGCCAATCGGATCGGCGCTCCGCTGGCGATCATTGACAAGCGCCGGCTGTCGGCCGAGACGACGAAGAGCGCCAACATCATCGGCGCCACCGTCGAAGGCAAGACGGCGTTCATGTTCGACGACATGATCAGCACGGCGAGTTCAATCTGCGGGGCCGCCGACGTCCTCCACAAGCACGGGGCGAAGGCGATCTATGCGGCGGCGACGCACGGCCTGCTCGTCGGCCCGGCGATCGAGCGGCTCAAGCAGGCGCCGTTCAAGGGCATCATCATCACCGACTCGATTCCGCTGACGCCGGGCAAGATGCTGGGCAACATCACGGTGCTGTCGGTAGCGGGCCTGCTCGGCCAGGCGATCAAGCGGATTCACCGCAACGAGTCGGTGAGCATGATGTTTCAGTAG